The Daucus carota subsp. sativus chromosome 2, DH1 v3.0, whole genome shotgun sequence genome includes a window with the following:
- the LOC108207507 gene encoding subtilisin-like protease SBT1.1 isoform X2, giving the protein MSLRTALLLLALMVSVTSSASTDRGTYIVHMDKSKIKSLETVKKWHEYVMDSVYELSIQENEEEEEAYPPNVLYVYETTMFGFSVTLTKSNLRSLDKINGFLYAIPDEMLSLHTTHSPGFLGLNPDRGLWHPKNLASDVIIGILDTGIWPEHISFFDTGMPPVPSNWKGKCEEGTNFTISDCNRKLIGARAFFKGYESVRRIINETEDYRSPRDAEGHGTHTASTAAGNLVPGASFFGNAKGAATGMMFTARIAAYKVCYAFGCSSSDILAAMDTAVSDGVNILSLSLGGIPKPYYGDSIAIAALGAFQKGVFVSCSAGNSDPYSSTVGNVAPWIMTVGASSLDRSFPTTVTLGDGQLFKGASLYSGKNIKSLQLVYGATALRLLFPLFQLSCVLEPFDIT; this is encoded by the coding sequence ATGAGCTTGAGGACAGCCTTGCTGTTACTAGCCTTGATGGTTTCAGTAACTTCATCTGCTTCGACAGATAGAGGTACTTACATAGTTCACATGGACAAGTCGAAGATCAAAAGTCTTGAGACAGTGAAAAAATGGCATGAATATGTCATGGACTCTGTTTATGAATTGTCAATtcaagaaaatgaagaagaagaagaagcataTCCACccaatgttctatatgtttatgAAACAACCATGTTTGGTTTTTCTGTAACACTCACTAAATCAAACCTAAGATCATTAGACAAAATCAACGGTTTTCTCTATGCCATTCCTGATGAAATGCTGAGCCTCCACACCACTCATTCACCAGGTTTCCTCGGCCTAAATCCTGACAGGGGACTCTGGCATCCCAAGAATTTGGCTTCTGATGTCATAATCGGTATTCTGGACACTGGAATATGGCCAGAACACATTAGTTTCTTCGACACTGGCATGCCTCCAGTGCCCTCCAATTGGAAAGGCAAATGCGAAGAGGGCACCAATTTTACAATTTCAGATTGTAACAGAAAGCTAATTGGAGCAAGAGCTTTCTTCAAAGGTTATGAATCTGTTAGAAGAATAATTAATGAAACAGAGGATTACAGATCTCCCCGTGATGCAGAAGGCCATGGTACACACACTGCATCAACTGCAGCTGGTAATCTTGTACCAGGTGCAAGCTTTTTTGGCAATGCTAAAGGCGCAGCTACTGGAATGATGTTCACAGCACGAATTGCAGCATATAAAGTTTGTTATGCTTTCGGTTGTTCAAGCTCAGATATTCTAGCTGCCATGGATACAGCTGTCAGTGATGGGGTCAATATATTGTCACTCTCATTAGGTGGCATCCCAAAGCCTTATTATGGAGATAGCATAGCCATTGCAGCACTTGGCGCATTTCAAAAGGGGGTCTTTGTGTCATGCTCAGCTGGGAATTCAGACCCCTATAGCTCCACTGTTGGCAACGTCGCACCATGGATCATGACTGTGGGTGCAAGCTCCCTTGACAGGAGCTTTCCAACCACAGTTACCCTTGGGGATGGTCAACTGTTTAAAGGGGCTTCATTGTATTCcgggaaaaatattaaaagcttGCAACTTGTGTATGGTGCAACTGCACTACGCTTGCTATTTCCGCTTTTTCAATTGAGCTGTGTTTTGGAGCCATTTGATATCACGTGA
- the LOC108207507 gene encoding subtilisin-like protease SBT1.1 isoform X1, producing MPRSGVHYTSATMSLRTALLLLALMVSVTSSASTDRGTYIVHMDKSKIKSLETVKKWHEYVMDSVYELSIQENEEEEEAYPPNVLYVYETTMFGFSVTLTKSNLRSLDKINGFLYAIPDEMLSLHTTHSPGFLGLNPDRGLWHPKNLASDVIIGILDTGIWPEHISFFDTGMPPVPSNWKGKCEEGTNFTISDCNRKLIGARAFFKGYESVRRIINETEDYRSPRDAEGHGTHTASTAAGNLVPGASFFGNAKGAATGMMFTARIAAYKVCYAFGCSSSDILAAMDTAVSDGVNILSLSLGGIPKPYYGDSIAIAALGAFQKGVFVSCSAGNSDPYSSTVGNVAPWIMTVGASSLDRSFPTTVTLGDGQLFKGASLYSGKNIKSLQLVYGATALRLLFPLFQLSCVLEPFDIT from the exons ATGCCAAGGTCAGGTGTGCAT TATACATCAGCAACCATGAGCTTGAGGACAGCCTTGCTGTTACTAGCCTTGATGGTTTCAGTAACTTCATCTGCTTCGACAGATAGAGGTACTTACATAGTTCACATGGACAAGTCGAAGATCAAAAGTCTTGAGACAGTGAAAAAATGGCATGAATATGTCATGGACTCTGTTTATGAATTGTCAATtcaagaaaatgaagaagaagaagaagcataTCCACccaatgttctatatgtttatgAAACAACCATGTTTGGTTTTTCTGTAACACTCACTAAATCAAACCTAAGATCATTAGACAAAATCAACGGTTTTCTCTATGCCATTCCTGATGAAATGCTGAGCCTCCACACCACTCATTCACCAGGTTTCCTCGGCCTAAATCCTGACAGGGGACTCTGGCATCCCAAGAATTTGGCTTCTGATGTCATAATCGGTATTCTGGACACTGGAATATGGCCAGAACACATTAGTTTCTTCGACACTGGCATGCCTCCAGTGCCCTCCAATTGGAAAGGCAAATGCGAAGAGGGCACCAATTTTACAATTTCAGATTGTAACAGAAAGCTAATTGGAGCAAGAGCTTTCTTCAAAGGTTATGAATCTGTTAGAAGAATAATTAATGAAACAGAGGATTACAGATCTCCCCGTGATGCAGAAGGCCATGGTACACACACTGCATCAACTGCAGCTGGTAATCTTGTACCAGGTGCAAGCTTTTTTGGCAATGCTAAAGGCGCAGCTACTGGAATGATGTTCACAGCACGAATTGCAGCATATAAAGTTTGTTATGCTTTCGGTTGTTCAAGCTCAGATATTCTAGCTGCCATGGATACAGCTGTCAGTGATGGGGTCAATATATTGTCACTCTCATTAGGTGGCATCCCAAAGCCTTATTATGGAGATAGCATAGCCATTGCAGCACTTGGCGCATTTCAAAAGGGGGTCTTTGTGTCATGCTCAGCTGGGAATTCAGACCCCTATAGCTCCACTGTTGGCAACGTCGCACCATGGATCATGACTGTGGGTGCAAGCTCCCTTGACAGGAGCTTTCCAACCACAGTTACCCTTGGGGATGGTCAACTGTTTAAAGGGGCTTCATTGTATTCcgggaaaaatattaaaagcttGCAACTTGTGTATGGTGCAACTGCACTACGCTTGCTATTTCCGCTTTTTCAATTGAGCTGTGTTTTGGAGCCATTTGATATCACGTGA